The following coding sequences are from one Carcharodon carcharias isolate sCarCar2 chromosome 13, sCarCar2.pri, whole genome shotgun sequence window:
- the gtf3c6 gene encoding general transcription factor 3C polypeptide 6 isoform X1, with product MASGAMGKVPVPVDGDWEEEEQLVVVELSGIIDPDFLLKCRNECKIVGIDTEQPIMQVDRCVFAGEYEDVLGTCVIFEETTEPDPELEDKPSLKYKCHTAKKLLMKRTFLSEKKEGEESTGGVEYLKIKENDFTRRAGLICSFLPNRSSSKDDGSGVTSEGALNSLAVQDKELSNASSGSEGETSDRESADLSRDLETFTDEHPGMGCGMTSDADNTIMEIGELSSNEHNGK from the exons GAGCAGCTGGTTGTGGTGGAGCTGTCAGGGATCATTGACCCAGACTTCCTATTGAAGTGTAGGAATGAGTGCAAGATTGTG GGAATAGACACTGAGCAGCCAATTATGCAGGTGGACAGATGCGTATTTGCTGGAGAGTATGAAG ATGTGCTCGGAACGTGCGTGATATTTGAAGAGACGACTGAGCCAG ATCCTGAGTTGGAAGATAAGCCATCACTCAAGTACAAATGCCATACGGCAAAGAAGTTGTTGATGAAGCGAACTTTCCTGAGTGAGAAGaaggaaggagaagagagcacag GAGGGGTGGAGTATTTGAAGATCAAAGAAAATGATTTCACACGGAGAGCTGGTCTGATTTGCAGCTTCCTCCCGAACCGCAGCAGTTCAAAGGATGATGGCAGCGGAGTGACCTCCGAGGGGGCCCTCAATTCATTGGCAGTGCAGGACAAGGAGCTGTCTAATGCCAGCTCAGGCTCAGAGGGTGAGACCAGTGATCGGGAGAGCGCAGATCTAAGCCGAGATCTGGAGACCTTCACAGACGAGCATCCTGGTATGGGCTGTGGGATGACATCTGATGCTGACAATACTATAATGGAAATTGGGGAACTGAGCTCTAATGAACACAATGGCAAGTGA
- the gtf3c6 gene encoding general transcription factor 3C polypeptide 6 isoform X2 → MASGAMGKVPVPVDGDWEEEEQLVVVELSGIIDPDFLLKCRNECKIVGIDTEQPIMQVDRCVFAGEYEDVLGTCVIFEETTEPGGVEYLKIKENDFTRRAGLICSFLPNRSSSKDDGSGVTSEGALNSLAVQDKELSNASSGSEGETSDRESADLSRDLETFTDEHPGMGCGMTSDADNTIMEIGELSSNEHNGK, encoded by the exons GAGCAGCTGGTTGTGGTGGAGCTGTCAGGGATCATTGACCCAGACTTCCTATTGAAGTGTAGGAATGAGTGCAAGATTGTG GGAATAGACACTGAGCAGCCAATTATGCAGGTGGACAGATGCGTATTTGCTGGAGAGTATGAAG ATGTGCTCGGAACGTGCGTGATATTTGAAGAGACGACTGAGCCAG GAGGGGTGGAGTATTTGAAGATCAAAGAAAATGATTTCACACGGAGAGCTGGTCTGATTTGCAGCTTCCTCCCGAACCGCAGCAGTTCAAAGGATGATGGCAGCGGAGTGACCTCCGAGGGGGCCCTCAATTCATTGGCAGTGCAGGACAAGGAGCTGTCTAATGCCAGCTCAGGCTCAGAGGGTGAGACCAGTGATCGGGAGAGCGCAGATCTAAGCCGAGATCTGGAGACCTTCACAGACGAGCATCCTGGTATGGGCTGTGGGATGACATCTGATGCTGACAATACTATAATGGAAATTGGGGAACTGAGCTCTAATGAACACAATGGCAAGTGA